The Populus nigra chromosome 4, ddPopNigr1.1, whole genome shotgun sequence genome contains the following window.
CAAAGCTTACAGTAGCAGGCAGGGAGATAGGTTATTTGTCGGTAATCAGGCTGCAATGGCTGTTGATGGAAGCAAAAAATCTAAAGTATCAACAGCTCCacctagaaaaatcaatgtTCAAAAATTTGCAGAAACCCGGGCATCTGAACTGGAGAGTCTTCACTCAATCGTATCAAACCGGCTAAACAACAATTTCCGGTCTCAAAgaaacaagagaagaagaacCACTGCTTATGAAAATCAAGCTGCGAAAAAGAGACATCGAAAGAGACGTAATTTAGGCCTCCTCGGTAAAGCCAATGATGACCTGTCTTCGGCTTCAGAAAATAAAGAGCCAAGGAAAGTCCCTCGCCGAGTTCGCAGGAGAATTGAGCTGAAAAAGAATCCAGAATCTGGTTTTGCTACTTCCGGCGATGGCACCAGGAGATTGAGAACTCACGTCTGGCATGCCAAACGCTTTACAATGACTAAGCTTTGGGGATTTCACCTTCCTCTTGGTTTGCACGGCAGGTAATTAGGAAGTAAGGCTAACTTATTCTGATTATTTTGGGAATTAGTTAATAATTAATGATGTATTTTGTGTGGTGCAGAGGGAGGGGATCCAGGGCTCTATTGAAGTGGTACAGAGACGGAGCGGTTGTGCATGATGCAAGCTACCATACTGCTGTCCAGTTGGAGGGTCCAGAGGCAGGCATTCACTTTTCTGTCAAgttagcaaaatattttttatttgtttgccaCATTACATGTTAGAGAATAAGCATTGTCTATATCAAGCTTTGTGGCGCATTTTTTATTCCTCCATTGTTGAATTCATAATCTAAATAGAGATGATACGTTGTGTGATCTCCAGGAGTCATTAATTTCAATTCTAAATATGGTACTAGTGCCTTCTCCATCAGCTCAATCTGGCGATATTGCCAAGTCTATTCTTACTGGTGTTATCTATGGCACTGCTATGGTAGGTTAGCCCATTGCAAACCATTGTGAAACAAGGATAGCTTAAGTATTTGGATATATAAactctttgattttttctcaGCTGCATCATGCTGGAGCACCTGTTTCTCAGCCGATAGCTCCTGTGAACTATATGTGGCGACCTTCTTGTCTTCGCAATAGAGAAAATGGCAATAACGAACATGGTTCTGGTGGATGTAATGAAACTCAAATCTCTGATGCTTGTTCTTCCCATCGTCAACTTTGGGTGTGGATACATGCTTCAGCTTTTAGCGAGGGATATGATGCTCTGAAATTTGCTTGTCAGAAACAGGTACATGGTCTATCTTCTGTTCTCATGAGGAAATTGCGTGTTTTAGTGACTTTTTGGCCAATCCTATTATATATCTATCTGGTGGCTTGACCACCCTGCCTCAAAACCAAGGTTTATAGGAACCGTTTTTCCTTTGAGCTCACTGATTTTTGGTAAAAATTGTGTCTGTTtgtctgttttttatttattttatatattaaactgGAAAACTATGTTTCTTTGGGATGGAGCTTATCATTCTAAACATTTAGTGGATGAAGAATATAAGGTTCTGTAAAAAAAAGGCTTTGTTAATGTGCTCTTAATATGCTAACTTCTtaacttccttttttttttcttcagatgAATGAGAGTGGCATTTTGATCAATTGTTTGTCACTCGAAGGCCAGCTTGCAAAGTTAGAAGTAATGGGATCAAAGGCATCGGAACTTTTACAAAAGACATTACATCCTTTTTCTTGGTGAGCAACTCAAAAGTACAATTAGATTATTCTGAATCaagatgaaaagtaaaaaatggCTAAAGGTGCTTATCGTGTGCAGTAATTCAGATAATTCTTGGCAATTGAGGAACTGCTCTGTTTTAGAAGTTGATGGTGACTCTGAGTTGAAGAAATCTATATTTCAAAGCGAGAACATTTCTCCTTGTTCAGTTTTATCTCTTGCTGTCAAGGATCCTCGTTCTCTGCCTGTAAATATTGTTGACATTCCCAAGCCAACCCCTACTAGTGTACTCAATAATGTTCCAGAAGATGAAGCAAAAGACCATGATGCCTTAACTGTAAATTTTGGAAATGGTGAAAAACATCCTCACTCATCGCTTTCAGAACCTGAAAGGAGTAGCAGTGTCCCTGACAATAGGAGTTTGTGGGATGCAAGCAGCAGAGTAACTCCCCCAGTGGAAGAGAATGTTCTTTGCTGGGAAAGGCATCATTTGCGTTTGGATTTTATCTGCCTTGATGGTTGTAAATCAAGGACACCAAATACTTCAACTAAGGTGCAGGGTTCAACATCTTGCCCTATTCTGCTTCTTACAAACAGTAAAGGAATGGACTCAATGATGCGGTAATTCCACTTTCCAGGTTCATTCTTCCATTTGGCATAGCTCCAATTATGTTAATTTCTGCAGTTTATGCCTTGAAACCTAGGTTGGACATATTCATGTACCACTTTTACCTCAGTATTTTTTCCCAAATATGGATACCTTCTAAGTGGTATCTTGTGAGCTAAGTATCGCTGTAGATGTAACCTGCAAGTAAGAATCAAAATGCATGATCAGGACCTGCCTTTACTGTCacaatgtttctttttctttcagtaAACAAATTTTTTCTCATCCTGCACAAGAGTAGGAAGAAACACTTTGTCCAATTCCTTCATATGTGAAACCGTGTACTCATTGTTCACttgtttttaagaataaagCAGAATGAAGAAATGCTTAAAATGATGAGAAGTTTTTGGTAGTAGTTGTCTAAATTGTTATTCTGATGTTATTGTTGTGCCGCAGTAGTCATGAATTAAGGAATTAAAAAATCCCATGCATACATAGAGAAAATCACCCTTGATATTGCCATTAATTATAATGGATTCCATCGAGTCTGCTTGGCTGACCCTATTCAGCGAGTTTGTTCATGTATTTTATCATCAATTCACACTTTGAACCTATAGGAGCTTATTCCTATCCCTGCCCAATTCTTTGCCCCCTGAACCGAAGCCCAGGGCCAAAGTAGTTCAAGTTTTATCTTGTTTATATCTTCATGGGCCAAATCAGAATCA
Protein-coding sequences here:
- the LOC133692671 gene encoding ribonucleases P/MRP protein subunit POP1, encoding MAVDGSKKSKVSTAPPRKINVQKFAETRASELESLHSIVSNRLNNNFRSQRNKRRRTTAYENQAAKKRHRKRRNLGLLGKANDDLSSASENKEPRKVPRRVRRRIELKKNPESGFATSGDGTRRLRTHVWHAKRFTMTKLWGFHLPLGLHGRGRGSRALLKWYRDGAVVHDASYHTAVQLEGPEESLISILNMVLVPSPSAQSGDIAKSILTGVIYGTAMLHHAGAPVSQPIAPVNYMWRPSCLRNRENGNNEHGSGGCNETQISDACSSHRQLWVWIHASAFSEGYDALKFACQKQMNESGILINCLSLEGQLAKLEVMGSKASELLQKTLHPFSCNSDNSWQLRNCSVLEVDGDSELKKSIFQSENISPCSVLSLAVKDPRSLPVNIVDIPKPTPTSVLNNVPEDEAKDHDALTVNFGNGEKHPHSSLSEPERSSSVPDNRSLWDASSRVTPPVEENVLCWERHHLRLDFICLDGCKSRTPNTSTKVQGSTSCPILLLTNSKGMDSMMRWSVILPLSWVRVFWIPFVSKGAHAIGLREKRWIACEVGLPQFPSDFPDCNAHLSFMVNESAALDHKMERLPPSVRPLKVPMPFPWNSVRLALDKGSAIVQDPQISGRKDNIDDNSLVSSEDGDCAKTAATGHCDSFDGFVGWTSSILIDFLSEIHAGHLLLFPHIPNKKTRLSELIKDESILSKGQCSAHQITSNRRLCFIRVLLHAYKEGFFEEGAVVCAPGPNDLSMWISRSENNEGGLQISQSSVGSYFKEQPSSKWELWIPQDPVVRESHRWPIGFVTAGFVRGSKKLVAEAFCEAVLLAQLREEQWSGMPMKQRKKEIYVLVRNLRSSAYRLALATVVLEQEEEDVVFL